One Setaria viridis chromosome 3, Setaria_viridis_v4.0, whole genome shotgun sequence DNA window includes the following coding sequences:
- the LOC117847473 gene encoding germin-like protein 5-1, producing the protein MAIPSPSLSFAIVVAVLLLPSPSLAGDPELLQDICVADITSTMKVNGFPCKATVTEDDFYFKGLANPGNTNNTYGSVVTGANVEKVPGLNTLGVSLSRIDYAPGGLNPPHTHPRATEIVFVLQGTLDVGFITTGNKLIAKTITAGDVFVFPRGLVHFQKNNEDVPAAVISAFNSQLPGTQSLPMTLFAATPEVPNNVLTKAFQVGSKEVEKIKSRLAQKKS; encoded by the exons ATGGCCATTCCATCTCCGTCGCTTTCCTTTGCCATCGTCGTCGCCGtgctcctccttccctccccgtCCCTTGCCGGCGACCCCGAGTTGCTCCAGGACATCTGCGTCGCGGATATCACGTCCA CCATGAAGGTGAACGGATTTCCCTGCAAGGCCACCGTGACAGAGGACGACTTCTACTTCAAAGGCCTCGCCAATCCCGGTAACACCAACAACACCTACGGCTCCGTCGTCACCGGCGCCAACGTCGAGAAGGTGCCGGGCCTCAACACCCTCGGCGTGTCGCTGTCACGCATAGATTACGCCCCCGGTGGCCTGAACCCGCCGCACACCCACCCTCGCGCCACCGAGATTGTCTTCGTCCTGCAGGGCACCCTGGATGTGGGCTTCATAACCACCGGGAACAAGCTGATTGCGAAGACTATCACTGCCGGCGACGTCTTCGTCTTCCCCCGCGGCCTGGTACACTTCCAGAAGAACAACGAGGACGTGCCCGCCGCCGTTATATCGGCCTTCAACAGCCAGCTACCCGGCACGCAGTCCCTCCCCATGACACTGTTCGCGGCGACGCCGGAGGTGCCTAACAATGTCCTCACCAAGGCGTTCCAGGTCGGTAGCAAGGAGGTGGAGAAGATCAAGTCCAGGCTTGCTCAGAAAAAGAGCTAA